In Mycoavidus cysteinexigens, a genomic segment contains:
- the hprK gene encoding HPr(Ser) kinase/phosphatase yields MNPSSSVNAQSVFDDNAASLKLSWLAGHEGWDRGFSSETVANATSSADLVGHLNLIHPNRIQVLGDAEILYYARQSDEERQRQMAELIALVPPFLVVAGGIEASDELVLRCTRSSTPLFTTPISAAAVIDSLRLYVSRVLAPSITMHGVFLDILGMGVLLTGDSGLGKSELGLELISRGHGLVADDAVDFRRLGLDFIEGRCPPLLQNLLEVRGLGLLDIKTIFGETAVRRKMKLKLVVRLVRRLDGEFQRLPLDKQTVEILGLPVSQATLQVAAGRNLAVLVEAAVRNTILQLRGIDTLQNFMEQQRVAMQEPGSQEFSYR; encoded by the coding sequence ATGAACCCTTCAAGCAGCGTTAATGCGCAGAGTGTTTTCGATGATAACGCGGCCTCGCTGAAACTGAGTTGGCTGGCTGGCCATGAAGGCTGGGACCGTGGCTTTTCAAGCGAAACCGTGGCGAATGCAACTTCTAGCGCGGATTTAGTGGGCCACCTTAACTTGATTCATCCGAATCGAATTCAGGTACTAGGTGACGCTGAAATATTGTATTACGCGCGTCAGTCCGATGAAGAGCGTCAGCGCCAAATGGCTGAGTTAATTGCTTTGGTGCCGCCTTTTTTGGTGGTTGCTGGGGGCATCGAGGCCTCGGATGAATTGGTTTTACGCTGTACGCGTTCATCCACACCGCTGTTTACAACCCCCATCTCCGCGGCAGCTGTGATCGATAGCCTGCGCCTTTATGTGTCACGCGTGCTTGCGCCTTCTATCACGATGCATGGCGTGTTTCTTGACATTCTAGGCATGGGGGTGCTGCTCACGGGTGACTCGGGCTTGGGCAAGAGCGAACTTGGCTTAGAGTTAATTAGTCGTGGCCATGGTTTAGTCGCGGATGATGCGGTTGATTTCAGGCGTTTAGGCTTAGATTTTATCGAAGGCCGATGTCCGCCGCTGCTACAAAATTTGCTTGAAGTACGGGGCTTGGGTTTACTCGATATAAAAACTATTTTTGGCGAAACGGCCGTGCGCCGCAAAATGAAGTTAAAGCTCGTGGTGCGGCTGGTGCGCAGGCTCGATGGGGAGTTTCAGCGTTTGCCGCTGGACAAGCAAACGGTGGAGATTTTGGGCTTGCCGGTGAGCCAAGCGACGTTGCAAGTGGCGGCTGGGCGTAACTTGGCGGTGCTGGTCGAAGCTGCGGTGCGCAATACCATTTTGCAATTGCGGGGCATCGATACCTTGCAGAATTTTATGGAGCAGCAGCGGGTGGCAATGCAGGAGCCCGGCAGCCAAGAATTTAGTTATCGATAA
- a CDS encoding RapZ C-terminal domain-containing protein, translated as MGCTGEWHRSFYIAQALGQRLAKDADVLVRHREIEVLDGQP; from the coding sequence ATTGGGTGTACGGGGGAGTGGCATCGCTCGTTTTATATTGCGCAAGCACTGGGTCAGCGTCTAGCGAAGGACGCGGATGTTTTGGTGCGGCATCGAGAAATAGAGGTGCTAGATGGACAGCCATGA
- the sctW gene encoding type III secretion system gatekeeper subunit SctW yields MLNKIDSQAATPTSRTQPTPPPPPSRATSIEPAQSVLELAQSELEASASDWTDMSVMFSEMQGDAVTETLEDIGFALGSRLRDPRRANTASDGKIERPRTRAMLQRLAQQISAISPAQLDDLHRRLPDLEDLLDPDQAMREAGFDAGEQALLLAALLADKGISGARRKRLEAALANVMDNDEWALCLFSCLEFGAANRQNLSELRQLYQRATTRQTRLVQWFAEFRRLQDRQRKLKTLIRALAFELSANGPALETHLAAVITDLKRILHFLSLEDHCQRMAQSLALNEVDGDTLIADLLEIVQQTWVQSDWLAERTQQRIPDSTRYYSYARHLTELVKLLPDDCFDDNDQREMILNAFTDYLTRLAESEQD; encoded by the coding sequence ATGCTGAATAAAATCGATTCTCAAGCGGCAACACCTACCAGCCGGACCCAGCCCACGCCTCCGCCCCCCCCCTCTCGAGCAACCTCGATTGAACCCGCGCAATCAGTGCTAGAACTCGCCCAAAGCGAATTAGAAGCAAGCGCGTCAGACTGGACTGACATGTCCGTTATGTTCAGTGAAATGCAGGGCGACGCCGTGACAGAAACCTTGGAAGACATCGGCTTTGCGCTCGGTTCACGGTTACGTGATCCCCGACGGGCGAACACCGCTAGCGATGGCAAAATCGAACGGCCTCGCACCCGTGCGATGCTGCAACGGCTCGCCCAGCAGATTAGCGCAATCTCTCCCGCACAACTCGATGATCTACACCGTCGTCTACCTGACCTAGAAGATCTGCTAGACCCTGACCAGGCAATGCGCGAAGCTGGGTTTGATGCCGGCGAACAAGCGCTCTTGCTCGCCGCCCTACTCGCCGACAAAGGTATCAGTGGCGCGCGCCGAAAGCGGCTCGAAGCAGCGTTGGCCAACGTTATGGATAACGATGAATGGGCGCTGTGCCTATTTAGCTGTCTGGAATTCGGCGCCGCCAATCGCCAGAACTTAAGCGAACTACGGCAGCTCTATCAACGTGCAACCACGCGCCAAACGCGCTTAGTACAGTGGTTTGCTGAGTTTCGCCGCCTCCAGGACCGCCAGCGCAAACTTAAAACGCTGATCCGCGCCCTAGCATTTGAGCTTTCAGCCAATGGCCCTGCTCTGGAAACTCATCTGGCCGCCGTGATTACCGATCTGAAGCGGATCCTACATTTCCTAAGCTTAGAAGATCATTGTCAACGCATGGCCCAGTCTCTCGCCCTAAACGAAGTAGACGGCGACACGCTGATTGCAGACCTACTGGAGATTGTGCAACAGACCTGGGTGCAATCCGACTGGCTTGCCGAACGAACTCAACAACGAATACCGGACAGTACACGCTATTACAGTTATGCACGTCACTTAACTGAGCTCGTCAAACTCTTGCCTGACGATTGTTTCGATGACAACGATCAGCGCGAAATGATTTTAAATGCGTTTACCGATTATTTAACGCGGCTGGCAGAATCAGAGCAAGACTGA
- the sctJ gene encoding type III secretion system inner membrane ring lipoprotein SctJ, protein MISRLVQVTVVTLLALSLAACKMDLYKDLPEAEANQMIALLILRQIDADKQPAKGGQVTVRVDKTQFVNAVEWLRQNGLPSKTVATMNDLFPSGQLVTSPAQEQAKITYLKEQQLEKMLRSIEGVVYAQVSIAQNSSQNRHETPTLAASVFIQYSPEHNLNNREISIIGLIKNGVPNLQAENISLVLQPTDYRYLPSQPSGFLAWLGRSRLWLTGLLIVAAGIYLRPYLRSYLKRIRA, encoded by the coding sequence ATGATCAGCCGCCTTGTTCAGGTCACCGTCGTCACACTGCTAGCCCTGTCTCTGGCTGCTTGTAAGATGGATTTATATAAAGACTTACCAGAGGCGGAAGCCAATCAAATGATTGCGCTCTTAATCTTGCGTCAGATCGATGCGGATAAGCAACCCGCCAAAGGCGGCCAGGTCACGGTCCGCGTTGACAAAACGCAATTCGTTAATGCGGTCGAATGGCTGCGGCAAAATGGCCTGCCCAGCAAAACCGTGGCCACCATGAATGATTTGTTTCCCTCCGGCCAACTCGTCACCTCGCCGGCGCAAGAACAGGCAAAAATCACCTATCTTAAGGAACAACAGTTAGAAAAAATGCTCCGCTCGATAGAGGGCGTTGTCTACGCCCAGGTCTCGATTGCGCAAAACAGCAGCCAGAATCGGCATGAAACGCCGACGCTCGCTGCCTCTGTATTTATTCAATATAGTCCAGAGCACAACTTAAACAACCGCGAAATCAGCATCATCGGCTTGATTAAAAACGGTGTACCCAACCTACAGGCCGAGAACATCAGTTTGGTGCTACAGCCTACCGACTACCGTTATCTGCCAAGCCAGCCGAGCGGTTTTCTGGCTTGGCTGGGTCGATCTCGGCTGTGGCTCACCGGGCTGCTGATCGTCGCCGCAGGGATTTACTTACGGCCCTACCTACGGTCCTATTTAAAACGGATACGAGCATGA
- a CDS encoding type III secretion system domain-containing protein, which yields MTLAILPFGLQRLHQLAWQPGAWMHDSWWSKLDLARWHDIYRRHPACRSSIDALIIARRGFPACALPAKLEPQQQMLLELEPRWLALTIALGVIALGCPDHLMLKPYRQALAAQLGEHACDQLLALQHNGHGGPCIDSATPLVEAALNAGACWWARDMHHCIVAQLLTTRLPPASAPAQPVPGNAAHWLLKIARFL from the coding sequence ATGACTTTAGCCATCCTTCCATTTGGCTTACAGCGCCTGCATCAACTGGCTTGGCAACCTGGCGCATGGATGCATGACAGTTGGTGGAGCAAACTCGATCTCGCGCGCTGGCATGACATCTACCGCCGCCACCCAGCCTGCCGCTCGAGTATCGACGCGTTGATCATCGCGCGCCGCGGCTTTCCTGCATGTGCGTTACCGGCTAAGCTCGAACCGCAGCAGCAAATGCTGCTCGAACTCGAGCCACGCTGGTTAGCATTAACCATCGCGCTAGGCGTCATCGCGCTGGGCTGTCCAGACCATCTTATGCTGAAGCCCTATCGCCAAGCCCTCGCCGCCCAATTGGGTGAGCACGCATGTGACCAATTGCTTGCGCTACAACATAACGGGCACGGCGGACCGTGTATCGACTCCGCCACCCCACTCGTCGAGGCAGCGCTTAACGCTGGGGCATGCTGGTGGGCGCGCGACATGCATCACTGCATCGTTGCTCAACTACTCACGACACGTTTGCCACCTGCGTCAGCGCCAGCCCAACCCGTGCCTGGCAACGCCGCTCATTGGTTACTCAAAATTGCCCGCTTTTTATGA
- the rapZ gene encoding RNase adapter RapZ: MRIILITGISGSGKSVALNVLEDAGYYCVDNLPPGFLLELTDFLARDGYTRLAVAIDARAGSSLANLPEIVNGLQGRHEVSVLFLNASTQALIQRFSETRRRHPLSLSSGHPMHGQTSLADAIESERELVADLTLFGHQIDTSNLRAHNLRAWVRQFVEHEHVAMTLMFESFGFKRGLPLDADFVFDARALPNPHYDERLRPLTGLDQPVADFLNAQPEVCLFIDDIEGFLRAWLPRFRADHRSYLTVAIGCTGGWHRSVYIAQALGQRLAKEAEVLVRHREIEVLDGQP, from the coding sequence ATGCGGATTATTCTAATTACGGGCATTTCTGGATCGGGCAAGTCGGTTGCGCTGAATGTGCTCGAAGACGCGGGATATTATTGTGTGGATAATTTGCCTCCCGGTTTTCTACTTGAATTAACGGATTTCTTAGCGCGCGATGGATATACGCGACTGGCGGTGGCGATTGATGCACGGGCTGGTAGTTCATTGGCGAATTTGCCGGAGATTGTCAACGGATTGCAGGGCCGCCATGAAGTCAGCGTACTCTTTCTCAATGCGAGCACACAGGCACTGATCCAACGGTTCTCAGAAACTCGGCGGCGTCATCCGCTCTCGTTAAGCTCCGGCCATCCCATGCACGGGCAAACGTCATTGGCCGACGCGATTGAGTCGGAACGCGAGCTGGTTGCGGACTTGACTTTATTTGGCCATCAAATTGATACCAGTAATTTGCGCGCGCATAATTTACGCGCTTGGGTACGGCAATTTGTTGAGCATGAACATGTGGCTATGACGTTAATGTTTGAATCCTTCGGCTTCAAACGGGGTTTGCCACTGGATGCGGATTTTGTATTTGACGCGCGCGCGTTGCCTAATCCACATTATGACGAGCGGCTACGGCCACTAACGGGGTTAGATCAACCTGTTGCCGATTTTTTAAACGCGCAGCCTGAAGTGTGCCTGTTTATCGATGATATTGAGGGCTTTTTACGGGCCTGGCTACCGCGTTTTCGCGCCGATCATCGCAGTTATCTAACCGTTGCGATTGGCTGTACGGGAGGATGGCATCGCTCGGTTTATATTGCGCAAGCACTGGGTCAGCGTCTAGCGAAGGAGGCGGAGGTTTTGGTGCGGCATCGAGAAATAGAAGTGCTGGATGGGCAACCATAA
- a CDS encoding EscG/YscG/SsaH family type III secretion system needle protein co-chaperone, producing the protein MSRLDQDVCRLIVEVGLAAVNHALLDDAQIIHAALIDLVMDLSQRQVLEATMLIGLGQPQAALQLLAQHTQPEAELLRQLLASPVSSHSLVESFIF; encoded by the coding sequence ATGAGTCGGCTCGATCAAGACGTCTGCCGGCTGATCGTTGAAGTCGGCCTAGCTGCGGTCAACCACGCTCTGCTCGATGACGCTCAGATAATTCATGCCGCTTTGATCGACCTGGTCATGGACCTAAGCCAGCGCCAGGTGCTCGAAGCAACCATGCTAATCGGTCTCGGGCAGCCCCAAGCCGCACTGCAGTTACTCGCGCAGCACACGCAACCCGAAGCCGAACTGCTACGGCAGTTACTCGCCTCACCGGTTTCTTCACACTCGCTCGTCGAGTCTTTCATTTTTTAA
- a CDS encoding CesT family type III secretion system chaperone, which produces MNHFFTTTRFQTEERARSCLEALARRHHIAGLTLDANGGAGLELAQGERLYFRLDVEANILYLYAPFTPLRGAQDGRVLVDMLRLNCLETSAHGGVISISEQLDAFIYHLGLPVETLELDALEQAIEEFIKQRQHLAQQFQ; this is translated from the coding sequence ATGAATCACTTCTTTACAACCACACGCTTTCAGACTGAAGAACGCGCACGCAGTTGTCTTGAGGCGCTCGCTCGACGCCACCACATCGCCGGCTTAACGCTGGATGCCAATGGCGGTGCTGGACTCGAGCTAGCGCAGGGAGAACGCCTGTATTTCAGACTCGATGTCGAAGCAAACATACTGTATCTTTACGCGCCTTTTACACCTTTGCGCGGCGCACAAGATGGACGGGTGTTGGTCGATATGCTGCGCCTAAATTGCCTGGAAACAAGCGCGCATGGCGGTGTGATTTCAATCTCTGAGCAGCTAGACGCATTTATATATCATCTCGGCCTACCGGTTGAGACGCTTGAGCTCGATGCACTCGAGCAAGCGATCGAAGAGTTTATTAAACAGCGCCAGCATCTCGCGCAACAGTTCCAATGA
- the sctI gene encoding type III secretion system inner rod subunit SctI yields the protein MMEIHATHLLTTPVQSDPLRAQPEADPTQVEAFTRALFSQTDKTPELHALEHLQTQTQQVNQVLVSAHQPTAELHNPSAMLAMQEKMMNTVIDLDFAAKTAGVLAQGVNKLVSMS from the coding sequence ATGATGGAAATCCATGCAACCCACTTGCTCACTACACCGGTCCAGAGTGACCCGCTGCGCGCCCAGCCTGAGGCGGATCCCACGCAGGTTGAAGCCTTTACCCGAGCTCTCTTCAGCCAAACCGATAAAACCCCAGAACTACACGCACTCGAACATTTACAAACGCAAACACAGCAAGTCAACCAAGTGCTAGTCAGCGCTCACCAGCCAACCGCGGAGCTGCACAACCCCAGCGCAATGCTCGCCATGCAAGAAAAAATGATGAATACGGTGATCGATCTTGATTTTGCCGCTAAAACCGCCGGCGTGTTGGCGCAAGGTGTCAATAAACTCGTGAGCATGTCATGA
- a CDS encoding anthrax toxin-like adenylyl cyclase domain-containing protein, whose protein sequence is MLSRNYPRLSPSEIQPQNESAHAPDPSKSLDKSSAISAPNFIGTSNIPIRSGKNQKVRQPPPTLDDLVKCVAKKSGIVPRHLAPLQQVAQDYNSIIGIRPVEKIATELIENGYPTKNLHTKGKSATWGAQSGLICVDQGYSKIENKPAQIKKLNQQTQQCIADNHAKSVPLAIPLMRLTNLQNNGCIHALSDKNAQGIVTFKAAGPSGKEYSFEATCEPNHSEGLYQITHEGEPIMVLAPPEGTKPFTADYDLLLIGPHLSDLGPQDNLQVPDVAHRQKYQSLPNSDATDDLWDISNFCRKADSETGNTSTRMKEMIPVINRYLVGDGNPVVHHSADSSNPVADPTTNYPATFVLPMKLGRSEKICVVENGYELAELFQQAKNHGYHIPTNPLWEKEVRDIKRSSFTNARNPLAALLTRTIRQQRS, encoded by the coding sequence ATGCTATCGCGTAACTATCCTCGCCTCTCGCCCAGCGAGATACAGCCTCAGAATGAGAGTGCGCATGCGCCAGACCCATCAAAGTCTCTTGACAAATCATCTGCTATTAGCGCCCCGAACTTCATTGGTACTTCTAATATACCTATCCGCTCGGGTAAGAATCAAAAAGTGCGTCAGCCACCCCCCACGCTTGACGATTTAGTTAAATGCGTAGCGAAAAAAAGCGGCATCGTGCCCCGCCATCTCGCTCCGCTCCAACAAGTCGCGCAAGATTACAACTCTATCATTGGCATACGGCCGGTCGAAAAGATAGCCACCGAACTCATCGAGAATGGCTATCCAACAAAAAATCTTCATACCAAAGGCAAAAGCGCAACTTGGGGAGCGCAAAGCGGCTTAATCTGCGTCGACCAAGGTTATAGTAAGATCGAAAACAAACCCGCACAGATCAAGAAATTGAATCAACAGACACAGCAATGCATTGCGGATAACCATGCTAAGTCCGTGCCGCTCGCTATTCCGCTGATGCGGCTGACCAACCTACAGAATAATGGCTGCATCCACGCTCTGTCTGATAAAAATGCTCAAGGCATCGTAACCTTTAAAGCGGCAGGGCCAAGCGGCAAAGAATATTCCTTCGAGGCAACCTGCGAACCCAATCATAGTGAAGGACTTTACCAAATTACTCATGAAGGTGAGCCAATTATGGTGCTGGCACCGCCCGAAGGTACAAAACCATTCACGGCTGACTACGATTTGCTCTTGATTGGTCCGCACCTCAGCGATCTCGGACCGCAGGATAACCTTCAGGTACCGGATGTCGCGCATCGCCAGAAGTACCAGTCGCTGCCGAACTCTGATGCGACTGATGACCTTTGGGATATAAGTAATTTTTGCAGAAAAGCAGATTCAGAAACCGGCAATACGTCAACTCGAATGAAGGAGATGATACCCGTCATCAATCGTTATCTCGTCGGTGATGGTAATCCCGTTGTCCATCATAGTGCAGATTCGAGTAATCCTGTAGCTGATCCAACCACGAATTATCCGGCTACATTTGTACTACCGATGAAACTTGGTCGTTCCGAAAAAATCTGTGTGGTCGAGAATGGCTACGAGCTAGCTGAGCTGTTCCAGCAGGCAAAAAACCATGGTTATCACATCCCCACGAATCCGCTATGGGAGAAGGAAGTGCGAGACATTAAACGCAGCAGTTTCACTAATGCACGCAATCCCTTAGCCGCTTTACTGACGCGCACGATTCGTCAGCAGCGAAGCTGA
- the sctF gene encoding type III secretion system needle filament subunit SctF yields MDIELFNSQVSQLSERVGSEVQARISATDLNNPASMLKAQFSMQQYSTLVNYQSAVMKAVKDMLAGIIQKI; encoded by the coding sequence ATGGATATCGAGCTTTTCAACAGTCAAGTCTCTCAATTATCTGAACGCGTTGGTAGCGAAGTGCAAGCGCGCATTAGCGCCACCGATCTAAACAATCCGGCCAGCATGCTCAAAGCACAATTCTCGATGCAGCAGTATTCGACCCTCGTGAATTACCAGAGTGCGGTCATGAAAGCCGTCAAAGATATGCTGGCCGGGATTATCCAGAAGATATGA